From the Streptomyces sp. Tu 2975 genome, one window contains:
- a CDS encoding methyltransferase domain-containing protein — protein MAGAGGLRNTVRQELVARQLEEQITSRYPVGQRLRVLDVGMGQGTQALRLARAGHTVTGLESDAVMLKAAREALAGEPAGIRERVRLVEGDGRDTGVHFLPGSFDVVLCHGVLMYVAEPDGLLAGLARMLAPGGLLSLLVRNGDALAMRPGAAGDWQTALDAFDTDTYTNRLGLKVRADRLAALTATLDGIAAPLHAWYGVRIFTDHVGNDVELPAADELHQVLMLEERAGRTDPYRGVAALLHLCGVRRI, from the coding sequence CTGGCCGGCGCAGGCGGTCTGCGCAACACCGTCCGCCAGGAGCTGGTGGCCCGGCAGCTCGAGGAACAGATAACGTCGCGGTATCCCGTCGGCCAGCGGCTGCGGGTGCTCGACGTCGGCATGGGCCAGGGCACCCAGGCCCTGCGCCTGGCACGCGCGGGGCACACGGTCACCGGCCTGGAGTCGGACGCCGTGATGCTGAAGGCCGCCCGTGAGGCACTGGCGGGCGAGCCCGCCGGTATCCGCGAGCGGGTCCGGCTCGTGGAGGGCGACGGCCGGGACACCGGCGTGCACTTCCTGCCGGGCAGCTTCGACGTGGTCCTCTGCCACGGCGTGCTGATGTACGTGGCGGAGCCGGACGGGTTGCTCGCCGGCCTGGCCCGGATGCTGGCGCCGGGCGGGCTGCTGTCCCTGCTCGTCCGCAACGGCGACGCGCTGGCCATGCGGCCCGGAGCGGCCGGGGACTGGCAGACGGCGCTGGACGCCTTCGACACGGACACCTACACCAACCGCCTCGGCCTGAAGGTGCGCGCCGACCGGCTCGCAGCCCTCACGGCGACTCTGGACGGCATCGCCGCGCCGCTGCACGCCTGGTACGGGGTGCGGATCTTCACGGACCACGTCGGCAACGACGTCGAACTCCCCGCCGCCGACGAGCTGCACCAAGTGCTGATGCTCGAGGAGCGCGCCGGACGCACCGACCCGTACCGCGGGGTGGCGGCGCTGCTGCACCTGTGCGGAGTACGGCGGATCTGA